DNA sequence from the Paramormyrops kingsleyae isolate MSU_618 chromosome 14, PKINGS_0.4, whole genome shotgun sequence genome:
CAAGGGCGGCGACACCATTAATGTGTTTCGCGCGGGACGCGGACCTGCGGGGGGCTCCCCGGTCCTGCCGCCTGAGGCCTGTGCGGCCGAGCTGCCCTCGGACACTGAGGCTCCCGTGTGCTCGGAAACGGttggtggtgaggggggggttTGTCTCGTCTCTTCGGTTCTGTTCCCTTTTGGTCTAAACTTTGACGCTGCTAGAATGGTGGTTACGCTGGGTGAGTGCGTCTCATATCCATCCAGCAGGTGCTAATGCTCTGGGTGACAGTCAGCTGCGTGTGTAACGGGGTCGTCTGACAGGGCTCTGCTGGCGCTaggcctgtggggggggggccaggTGTAACATTTGTTTTCTGAGGGATGACGCCGGCTGCCGCTCTGCTGTTTGTAATCACGGGCCGCCATGTTTCAATGCTGCTGTAACGCACTCGCTGTCAGTCTGCTGTAAAGCCCCCCTCTGAGGGCGATGGCTCCAGCAGCCCATCAGCCTCGTAAACGAAGGAAGGAGGTCTGCCAGCTGGCTTTCTTCACCTATCACTTCACGGGATTCTCCAGGTCGTCGTTCTCTGCTTAACTGGGATGCATAAATACCAGAGCGTGTTAGTGTGTTATGCACTATGAATGCCAAACACACAGATCGACATCGGTCGCGGTCCTGCATCACCGTGTGGTCCATTTGCTGTGCATTACCAGAACCCGCGGTGGCCTCACAGGTCCATGCTTCGCAGAAGTTGTCGGTTTTAAGTATGCAAAGATGCATGCTTCCTGTGCGAGTGTGTGCGTGTTCGTTCATTCCTTACAGAAAACAGCAGCGTATGTGTGACCTGTATCCCTGAGCTCCATCCTCCTTCAGTCACTGTGTTTTTGTTGGTTTGGGTTACAGTGAAGTTGGAGATGCTGGTCACTCACAGAGCTGTTTATCCGACTCTTAAAGCCTGCCTATGTCTGTGCTCTTTgtcagagctgtgtgtgtgtgtgtgtgggggggggggttgtggccTCTGTGGCTATGATCTTCCGGAAGctctgcgcacacacacacacacacacacacacacaaggcctGGCATGTTTCCTCACCACGCCTGCAGCACTCGCACCACCAAACTGGTTCCTGTTTTTCGTTTGACGCAGACGATTCTGTATTTAGTGCTACACTGGGGTCAGCAGATCCTATCTTGACCTGAGCTGCTAGCGGCTCTTCAGTGGGGTAGTAACGGCACTCTGCCATGTTTACGGGCCGTTAACGTACCCCTCTGCATTCACTCTGCCCCTCCCACAGGAAGACGATGTCATCAAGGAGATCAACATCACGCATGTGGTCAAGGAAGGCTCAGAGAGGGCCGACCCCTCGCAGTTCGAGCTGCTGAAGGTGCTGGGCCAGGGCTCCTTCGGCaaggtgggtgtgtgtgtgcctctccccccactctctccccccccccataaatgaGATTTGCCTTGAGACTGTTCAGCTGTTTGCATTCCACAGGTGTTCCTGGTGAGGAAAATCACGCCTCCAGACAACAATCAGCTCTATGCGATGAAGGTGCTGAAGAAAGCCACGCTGAAGGGTAACCTGgcctctgaccccccccccaccacctcacGCCCCTTGCCCCCTGCCTccgtgggtgggtgggtgggtgttcCCCTCTGTTTCCTCCCTCCTTGTCTCACTTTCGTTCTGGTTTCGCTCTCTTGCTTTTTGGTTtacccagctcccccccccccccatcgtggGAACAGCattagctctgtgtgtgtgcgtgtgcgcgcccCAACCACATTGacccatgggggggggcatagaggCTGCCGTTTCACACACTGTGCCACTTGTACTCTGAAAACAATAGCACAGGTGGTACCTGAAAGGTAGGCGGGGGATGATGGCCTCCTCCATGCTGCAGAGCTGCCGATCGCCCGTGCATCTCTCTGCCTGCATTCTGTGCCGTGTTTGGCTGAGTTTCTGCTCAGTATGTTCCTTCGCCAGTGAGCGCTAAGCATGACGTCTGTCCACACGCACTGGCCTGTGTCTgaccccacccctcccctcccctccccgcaGTCAGAGATCGTGTCAGGACCAAGATGGAGAGGGACATCCTGGCAGATGTTAATCACCCTTTCGTCGTAAAGCTGCATTATGGTGAGCTGACCTCTCCCCCCTCGGAGGTGGGAGGCGTGGCCTGTCGTCCGCATGCTTGTTTGTGCATGGAGACAGAGGCGCCACCCAGGGGACAGAATGAATAGCTTGCATCCCCGCACGGCTGCTGTTGGTGTCACACAGACCTTTGTCACGCTCCTTCCACAGCCTTTCAGACGGAGGGGAAGCTGTACCTTATCCTGGACTTCCTCAGGGGGGGGGACCTGTTCACCAGGCTGTCCAAGGAGGTGCGTGCGTGCttcatgtgtgtgcgtgtgtgtgtgtgagcccaCAGCCCTGGCTGTCATTCtctcatgtgtgtgtgtgtgtggcgccTCCCCGGCAGGTGATGTTCACTGAAGAGGATGTGAAGTTCTACCTGGCTGAACTTGCCCTCGGTCTGGATCACTTACATGGGCTGGGGATCATCTACAGGGACCTGAAGCCGGAGAAGTGAGTGTGGCGCCGTAGGTGGATGCGGGAGCAGGTGGCACGATGCCGTCTCTGATGCCGTCTCTGCTTTGTCTGTTTCAGCATCCTGCTGGACGAGGAGGGGCACATCAAGCTCACAGGTGAGGGGAGGGCATGGGGGCTGTAGGGGCACTCTGCCCCCGCCCCTGAGCGCCGAGTCCTCATCCGACACTGTTAGCTTGTTCCTGTCACAGCTGCTCCGATCGAAGCTGAACTTGGGGTTTGGTAGTTTCACGCCTagggcttttattttgaaaattgtGGACTTTCTGTGTCCGCCTTGTGGTGCTTTTTTAGCCATGGTCACAGAATGCATGTGAACGTGTTTCCCCATCACAGACTTCGGCCTGTGCAAAGAGGCCATCGACCATGAGAAGAAGGCATATTCCTTCTGTGGCACAGTGGAGTACATGGCCCCCGAGGTGGTGAACCGCCAGGGTCACATCCACAGCGCCGACTGGTGGTCATTCGGGGTACTGATGGTAGGTTTGGATGCATGCAGAGCTGAGCTCACTGGGAGCACGGTCTCTCCCTGCTGTGGTTAACGCCGAGACACTGTTCCCCATCTCTGTACGCTTTCAGTTCGAGATGCTCACTGGATCGCTACCCTTTCAAGGCAAAGACCGAAAGGAAACCATGAACCTCATCCTCAAGTAAGCACCTCCATGTCACCATGACTACCCTCACAGCtggctaacccatcaaaacccaTGTGTGCTGTGGTACCTGTCACCAGCTCAGGGGGGTGTCTGTATGGGGGCCGTTTCTGTACCTGTCATCAGCCTGGCGGGGTGTCTGCATGGGGGCCGTTCCCTTGagagccctgcccccccccccaggcagcctCCTGAATGGGTCTGCCTGCTTCCAGGGCCAAGCTGGGCATGCCGCAGTTCCTCAGCTCGGAGGCACAGTCCCTGCTCAGGGCCCTGTTCAAGAGGAACCCCGGTAACAGGCTAGGTGAGAGGCCCTAACCGTAtcctggggggagggcagaGCTGCTGGGGGGGGTCAGGTGTGTCACTGCTCTCTGTCCCTCACAGGATCCGGCTCCGATGGCGCAGAGGAGATCAAACGGCACTGTTTCTTTTCCACTATCGATTGGAACGTGAGTGTTTGCGCTGGTCACTGGGCGGATTGGGGGGGTTGGCCTGGTTCCGTGGCTTTTATAGAGGTTAACACCCCCCCTTTCAGAAACTCTTCCGGAGGGAAATCAAGCCCCCCTTCAAGCCAGCTGTGGCCCGACCCGATGACACCTTCTACTTCGACACGGAGTTCACGTCCCGCACACCCAAAGGTGGGAGGTTGAGGACCGAGGCAGGGTGTGGGCGGCACATGACACCCCGAAGCAGGGTGTGGCATCCTGTGTCCTGGCTCACACAGCCTCCCCCCTCCTTGCTCAGATTCCCCGGGTGTCCCCCCCAGTGCTGGCGCGCACCAGCTCTTCCGGGGATTCAGTTTCGTGGCCACAGTGCTGCTGGATGATGAGACCAAGCAGGAGGTGGTGCCGGCCCCCCCGCATCCCGTGGTGCAGGTCCGTCCCCCCAGTCTGTGTCTGCAGAAGTGATGAGTGATGAAATTCCACATGTGGCCACCAGAGGGAGCTGCTTATCCATGACCCTGTCTGTTTGTCGCACAGCAACTCCACGGGAAGAACATCCTGTTTAGCGATGGTTACATCCTGAAGGAGGACATCGGGATGGGCTCCTACTCTGTGTGCAAGCGCTGCGTGCACAAGGCCACCAACACGGAGTACGCAGTCAAGGTGCCATCCCTCCCCCCGTCAGGCTCAGTACTGCACATGCTCTGTGGCTGCGTGCTCATATCCTTGTGCTCCTGTGTACCAGGTCATCGATAAGACCAAGACCGACCCGACAGAGGAGATAGAGATCCTGCTGCGATACGGACAGCACCCCAACATCATCACCCTGAAGGATGTGAGTTTGTGCCTCCCATCCAGAGGACCCCTACCTTCCACCCACTATCAGCTTAACAGCCATCTCCTCCCGGCCCACAGGTGTATGACAACGGGAAGCAGGTGTACCTGGTGACGGAGCTGATGCGCGGGGGAGAGCTGCTT
Encoded proteins:
- the rps6ka1 gene encoding ribosomal protein S6 kinase alpha-1 isoform X7; the encoded protein is MEKVRWKLRWNRLLTFYTFRKSQSRSFAKGGDTINVFRAGRGPAGGSPVLPPEACAAELPSDTEAPVCSETEDDVIKEINITHVVKEGSERADPSQFELLKVLGQGSFGKVFLVRKITPPDNNQLYAMKVLKKATLKVRDRVRTKMERDILADVNHPFVVKLHYAFQTEGKLYLILDFLRGGDLFTRLSKEVMFTEEDVKFYLAELALGLDHLHGLGIIYRDLKPENILLDEEGHIKLTDFGLCKEAIDHEKKAYSFCGTVEYMAPEVVNRQGHIHSADWWSFGVLMFEMLTGSLPFQGKDRKETMNLILKAKLGMPQFLSSEAQSLLRALFKRNPGNRLGSGSDGAEEIKRHCFFSTIDWNKLFRREIKPPFKPAVARPDDTFYFDTEFTSRTPKDSPGVPPSAGAHQLFRGFSFVATVLLDDETKQEVVPAPPHPVVQQLHGKNILFSDGYILKEDIGMGSYSVCKRCVHKATNTEYAVKVIDKTKTDPTEEIEILLRYGQHPNIITLKDVYDNGKQVYLVTELMRGGELLDRILKQKLFSEREASAVLYTITKTVEYLHMQGVVHRDLKPSNILYVDESGNAESLRICDFGFAKQLRADNGLLMTPCYTANFVAPEVLKRQGYDEGCDVWSLGVLLYTMLAGFTPFANGPEDTPDEILSRIGNGHFTLQGGNWDFVSDAAKDLVSKMLHVDPHKRLTARQVLKHLWMVQRDKLPNSQLQHQDAQLVKGAMAATYSALKSSVPTPQLKPIESSILAQRRVKKLPSTSL
- the rps6ka1 gene encoding ribosomal protein S6 kinase alpha-1 isoform X1 yields the protein MGRRGTLVKQLCPAIHRAEAGIREFILAALSAQSGAQAAPLSCSRWLAAFELWRCPRERPRPRPAAHCPHTGTSGMWRLIFRTRHRVPEEQSRITWIEKDFARIQVKEDDVIKEINITHVVKEGSERADPSQFELLKVLGQGSFGKVFLVRKITPPDNNQLYAMKVLKKATLKVRDRVRTKMERDILADVNHPFVVKLHYAFQTEGKLYLILDFLRGGDLFTRLSKEVMFTEEDVKFYLAELALGLDHLHGLGIIYRDLKPENILLDEEGHIKLTDFGLCKEAIDHEKKAYSFCGTVEYMAPEVVNRQGHIHSADWWSFGVLMFEMLTGSLPFQGKDRKETMNLILKAKLGMPQFLSSEAQSLLRALFKRNPGNRLGSGSDGAEEIKRHCFFSTIDWNKLFRREIKPPFKPAVARPDDTFYFDTEFTSRTPKDSPGVPPSAGAHQLFRGFSFVATVLLDDETKQEVVPAPPHPVVQQLHGKNILFSDGYILKEDIGMGSYSVCKRCVHKATNTEYAVKVIDKTKTDPTEEIEILLRYGQHPNIITLKDVYDNGKQVYLVTELMRGGELLDRILKQKLFSEREASAVLYTITKTVEYLHMQGVVHRDLKPSNILYVDESGNAESLRICDFGFAKQLRADNGLLMTPCYTANFVAPEVLKRQGYDEGCDVWSLGVLLYTMLAGFTPFANGPEDTPDEILSRIGNGHFTLQGGNWDFVSDAAKDLVSKMLHVDPHKRLTARQVLKHLWMVQRDKLPNSQLQHQDAQLVKGAMAATYSALKSSVPTPQLKPIESSILAQRRVKKLPSTSL
- the rps6ka1 gene encoding ribosomal protein S6 kinase alpha-1 isoform X2 gives rise to the protein MPLAQLADPWPKMELVQLETENGQSTAEDRDTSAVKCPRERPRPRPAAHCPHTGTSGMWRLIFRTRHRVPEEQSRITWIEKDFARIQVKEDDVIKEINITHVVKEGSERADPSQFELLKVLGQGSFGKVFLVRKITPPDNNQLYAMKVLKKATLKVRDRVRTKMERDILADVNHPFVVKLHYAFQTEGKLYLILDFLRGGDLFTRLSKEVMFTEEDVKFYLAELALGLDHLHGLGIIYRDLKPENILLDEEGHIKLTDFGLCKEAIDHEKKAYSFCGTVEYMAPEVVNRQGHIHSADWWSFGVLMFEMLTGSLPFQGKDRKETMNLILKAKLGMPQFLSSEAQSLLRALFKRNPGNRLGSGSDGAEEIKRHCFFSTIDWNKLFRREIKPPFKPAVARPDDTFYFDTEFTSRTPKDSPGVPPSAGAHQLFRGFSFVATVLLDDETKQEVVPAPPHPVVQQLHGKNILFSDGYILKEDIGMGSYSVCKRCVHKATNTEYAVKVIDKTKTDPTEEIEILLRYGQHPNIITLKDVYDNGKQVYLVTELMRGGELLDRILKQKLFSEREASAVLYTITKTVEYLHMQGVVHRDLKPSNILYVDESGNAESLRICDFGFAKQLRADNGLLMTPCYTANFVAPEVLKRQGYDEGCDVWSLGVLLYTMLAGFTPFANGPEDTPDEILSRIGNGHFTLQGGNWDFVSDAAKDLVSKMLHVDPHKRLTARQVLKHLWMVQRDKLPNSQLQHQDAQLVKGAMAATYSALKSSVPTPQLKPIESSILAQRRVKKLPSTSL
- the rps6ka1 gene encoding ribosomal protein S6 kinase alpha-1 isoform X3 gives rise to the protein MPLAQLADPWPKMELVQLETENGQSTAEDRDTSAVKEQSRITWIEKDFARIQVKEDDVIKEINITHVVKEGSERADPSQFELLKVLGQGSFGKVFLVRKITPPDNNQLYAMKVLKKATLKVRDRVRTKMERDILADVNHPFVVKLHYAFQTEGKLYLILDFLRGGDLFTRLSKEVMFTEEDVKFYLAELALGLDHLHGLGIIYRDLKPENILLDEEGHIKLTDFGLCKEAIDHEKKAYSFCGTVEYMAPEVVNRQGHIHSADWWSFGVLMFEMLTGSLPFQGKDRKETMNLILKAKLGMPQFLSSEAQSLLRALFKRNPGNRLGSGSDGAEEIKRHCFFSTIDWNKLFRREIKPPFKPAVARPDDTFYFDTEFTSRTPKDSPGVPPSAGAHQLFRGFSFVATVLLDDETKQEVVPAPPHPVVQQLHGKNILFSDGYILKEDIGMGSYSVCKRCVHKATNTEYAVKVIDKTKTDPTEEIEILLRYGQHPNIITLKDVYDNGKQVYLVTELMRGGELLDRILKQKLFSEREASAVLYTITKTVEYLHMQGVVHRDLKPSNILYVDESGNAESLRICDFGFAKQLRADNGLLMTPCYTANFVAPEVLKRQGYDEGCDVWSLGVLLYTMLAGFTPFANGPEDTPDEILSRIGNGHFTLQGGNWDFVSDAAKDLVSKMLHVDPHKRLTARQVLKHLWMVQRDKLPNSQLQHQDAQLVKGAMAATYSALKSSVPTPQLKPIESSILAQRRVKKLPSTSL
- the rps6ka1 gene encoding ribosomal protein S6 kinase alpha-1 isoform X6, whose protein sequence is MEQSRITWIEKDFARIQVKEDDVIKEINITHVVKEGSERADPSQFELLKVLGQGSFGKVFLVRKITPPDNNQLYAMKVLKKATLKVRDRVRTKMERDILADVNHPFVVKLHYAFQTEGKLYLILDFLRGGDLFTRLSKEVMFTEEDVKFYLAELALGLDHLHGLGIIYRDLKPENILLDEEGHIKLTDFGLCKEAIDHEKKAYSFCGTVEYMAPEVVNRQGHIHSADWWSFGVLMFEMLTGSLPFQGKDRKETMNLILKAKLGMPQFLSSEAQSLLRALFKRNPGNRLGSGSDGAEEIKRHCFFSTIDWNKLFRREIKPPFKPAVARPDDTFYFDTEFTSRTPKDSPGVPPSAGAHQLFRGFSFVATVLLDDETKQEVVPAPPHPVVQQLHGKNILFSDGYILKEDIGMGSYSVCKRCVHKATNTEYAVKVIDKTKTDPTEEIEILLRYGQHPNIITLKDVYDNGKQVYLVTELMRGGELLDRILKQKLFSEREASAVLYTITKTVEYLHMQGVVHRDLKPSNILYVDESGNAESLRICDFGFAKQLRADNGLLMTPCYTANFVAPEVLKRQGYDEGCDVWSLGVLLYTMLAGFTPFANGPEDTPDEILSRIGNGHFTLQGGNWDFVSDAAKDLVSKMLHVDPHKRLTARQVLKHLWMVQRDKLPNSQLQHQDAQLVKGAMAATYSALKSSVPTPQLKPIESSILAQRRVKKLPSTSL
- the rps6ka1 gene encoding ribosomal protein S6 kinase alpha-1 isoform X4 — translated: MCPRERPRPRPAAHCPHTGTSGMWRLIFRTRHRVPEEQSRITWIEKDFARIQVKEDDVIKEINITHVVKEGSERADPSQFELLKVLGQGSFGKVFLVRKITPPDNNQLYAMKVLKKATLKVRDRVRTKMERDILADVNHPFVVKLHYAFQTEGKLYLILDFLRGGDLFTRLSKEVMFTEEDVKFYLAELALGLDHLHGLGIIYRDLKPENILLDEEGHIKLTDFGLCKEAIDHEKKAYSFCGTVEYMAPEVVNRQGHIHSADWWSFGVLMFEMLTGSLPFQGKDRKETMNLILKAKLGMPQFLSSEAQSLLRALFKRNPGNRLGSGSDGAEEIKRHCFFSTIDWNKLFRREIKPPFKPAVARPDDTFYFDTEFTSRTPKDSPGVPPSAGAHQLFRGFSFVATVLLDDETKQEVVPAPPHPVVQQLHGKNILFSDGYILKEDIGMGSYSVCKRCVHKATNTEYAVKVIDKTKTDPTEEIEILLRYGQHPNIITLKDVYDNGKQVYLVTELMRGGELLDRILKQKLFSEREASAVLYTITKTVEYLHMQGVVHRDLKPSNILYVDESGNAESLRICDFGFAKQLRADNGLLMTPCYTANFVAPEVLKRQGYDEGCDVWSLGVLLYTMLAGFTPFANGPEDTPDEILSRIGNGHFTLQGGNWDFVSDAAKDLVSKMLHVDPHKRLTARQVLKHLWMVQRDKLPNSQLQHQDAQLVKGAMAATYSALKSSVPTPQLKPIESSILAQRRVKKLPSTSL
- the rps6ka1 gene encoding ribosomal protein S6 kinase alpha-1 isoform X5; the protein is MPLAQLADPWPKMELVQLETENGQSTAEDRDTSAVKEDDVIKEINITHVVKEGSERADPSQFELLKVLGQGSFGKVFLVRKITPPDNNQLYAMKVLKKATLKVRDRVRTKMERDILADVNHPFVVKLHYAFQTEGKLYLILDFLRGGDLFTRLSKEVMFTEEDVKFYLAELALGLDHLHGLGIIYRDLKPENILLDEEGHIKLTDFGLCKEAIDHEKKAYSFCGTVEYMAPEVVNRQGHIHSADWWSFGVLMFEMLTGSLPFQGKDRKETMNLILKAKLGMPQFLSSEAQSLLRALFKRNPGNRLGSGSDGAEEIKRHCFFSTIDWNKLFRREIKPPFKPAVARPDDTFYFDTEFTSRTPKDSPGVPPSAGAHQLFRGFSFVATVLLDDETKQEVVPAPPHPVVQQLHGKNILFSDGYILKEDIGMGSYSVCKRCVHKATNTEYAVKVIDKTKTDPTEEIEILLRYGQHPNIITLKDVYDNGKQVYLVTELMRGGELLDRILKQKLFSEREASAVLYTITKTVEYLHMQGVVHRDLKPSNILYVDESGNAESLRICDFGFAKQLRADNGLLMTPCYTANFVAPEVLKRQGYDEGCDVWSLGVLLYTMLAGFTPFANGPEDTPDEILSRIGNGHFTLQGGNWDFVSDAAKDLVSKMLHVDPHKRLTARQVLKHLWMVQRDKLPNSQLQHQDAQLVKGAMAATYSALKSSVPTPQLKPIESSILAQRRVKKLPSTSL
- the rps6ka1 gene encoding ribosomal protein S6 kinase alpha-1 isoform X8, which translates into the protein MKVLKKATLKVRDRVRTKMERDILADVNHPFVVKLHYAFQTEGKLYLILDFLRGGDLFTRLSKEVMFTEEDVKFYLAELALGLDHLHGLGIIYRDLKPENILLDEEGHIKLTDFGLCKEAIDHEKKAYSFCGTVEYMAPEVVNRQGHIHSADWWSFGVLMFEMLTGSLPFQGKDRKETMNLILKAKLGMPQFLSSEAQSLLRALFKRNPGNRLGSGSDGAEEIKRHCFFSTIDWNKLFRREIKPPFKPAVARPDDTFYFDTEFTSRTPKDSPGVPPSAGAHQLFRGFSFVATVLLDDETKQEVVPAPPHPVVQQLHGKNILFSDGYILKEDIGMGSYSVCKRCVHKATNTEYAVKVIDKTKTDPTEEIEILLRYGQHPNIITLKDVYDNGKQVYLVTELMRGGELLDRILKQKLFSEREASAVLYTITKTVEYLHMQGVVHRDLKPSNILYVDESGNAESLRICDFGFAKQLRADNGLLMTPCYTANFVAPEVLKRQGYDEGCDVWSLGVLLYTMLAGFTPFANGPEDTPDEILSRIGNGHFTLQGGNWDFVSDAAKDLVSKMLHVDPHKRLTARQVLKHLWMVQRDKLPNSQLQHQDAQLVKGAMAATYSALKSSVPTPQLKPIESSILAQRRVKKLPSTSL